TCGCAGAAGCTGAGCTTAGGGTATTCCACTAAGATTAAGAATTTTAATCTCTCTGCAAACGCAGGGGGAGTTTTAGCACAAAACAATTATACTTACCGCGATGGGGGAGCCCTCGCTCTAAGAGAAGATTCTGAATTTAAAAAGATCGACGGCTCAATCGCTCTCAATGGAAACATAACCGATAATCTAAGCCTAAACAGCCAAAACATTATTGCTTTTAGTAGACTGGAAACCCCGGGAAGTCTTACTTATATAACAGTGGGTAACTGGCAGCAAGACCTAAGTGTGACAACTCTCAATAATCTAACTCTTAAGAACAAAGCCCCCTATTTAGATAATTTGTCATTCAGCTTACTTTATGATTATCGTCAAACATTTTTTAACGATCTAATTTATGGTGAGAGTACTCACAATAAGCACAAAGGAAATATTGGTTTCAATCAGAAATGGAATGTCGGTCAAAACTATTCTCTTGAAAGCGGCTTGAACTTGGCAATAGATTACGTAGACAGTAGCGAAATTGACCAACACACCCGCTTAAGCCCCTCTCTGTTTGCCACCGGCAGTATCTATCTTTTTAGCGGTAAACTGTCTGTGCACCCCAGCTTTAATCTTCTTTTCTTAAGTGACACCAAAGAATTTGCCCCTAATGCTTCCCTGGGTGCTGTGTGGGAAATTGTTGATAACTTAAAACTTAAAACAACTGTAAGTTATGCTGAACTGGTCCCCTCTTTCAGTCAG
The window above is part of the Bacteroidia bacterium genome. Proteins encoded here:
- a CDS encoding TonB-dependent receptor is translated as SQKLSLGYSTKIKNFNLSANAGGVLAQNNYTYRDGGALALREDSEFKKIDGSIALNGNITDNLSLNSQNIIAFSRLETPGSLTYITVGNWQQDLSVTTLNNLTLKNKAPYLDNLSFSLLYDYRQTFFNDLIYGESTHNKHKGNIGFNQKWNVGQNYSLESGLNLAIDYVDSSEIDQHTRLSPSLFATGSIYLFSGKLSVHPSFNLLFLSDTKEFAPNASLGAVWEIVDNLKLKTTVSYAELVPSFSQLYWPYMGNPDLKNEKGINLDLSLSYENKLINWEGIGFFRDVNNAIGYDEFWVPQNIGHSLYMGTEQTLKLNLSDEFTISLNYLFNQTYDISAPNTIEDGIEVPNVRKHTAKGSVSYEKGIVQAILEGQLLGKTDSLETAFVANLVVNLQLLENLRTYVAIDNLFNAQYQTYKDYPMPTLNVRLGGTWKF